In Papaver somniferum cultivar HN1 chromosome 1, ASM357369v1, whole genome shotgun sequence, a genomic segment contains:
- the LOC113339003 gene encoding poly(ADP-ribose) glycohydrolase 1-like, with protein sequence MENLDSLNSILPFLPVVSSSSSSSSYDISWPNQIIEALESLSEGPDHSGVDSGEFLFHTISNLRKYLDYPSSELSHGTEEGYTVFFNELMSPVESRKWFGETVPALATLLLKLPSLLEDHYRDADEIHRGEKVGYPKIRTGLRMLSPQESGKVFLSQELIGALLACSFFCLFPTVDRRAKLLRRINFDFLFANLHPSYKQHIEHKIRCLVHYFERISECMPINCVSFDRKVIPMAVEGSSLGVSYPEAEFWSKSTTSLCQFEVFLSGLIEEQTREALEVDFANKFIGGGVMGRGCVQEEIRFIIDPELIIGILFLPCMDANEAIEIVGAERFSNYTGYGNAFLFSGEYSDNKLTDFMGRRKTRIIAIDAAPRLGIKQFRLENLVREVNKAWCGFFDHDEHGHVKDDIGIATGNWGCGAFAGDPELKAMLQWLAASQALRPFISYYTFGHEALQNLELVSCLIQSYGWTVGDLWDILAEYSSQRVNGKTRLGFFSWLLPSLAPPHMTKKEKWKKKKKEKR encoded by the exons ATGGAAAACCTCGATAGTTTGAATTCGATTCTACCATTTTTACCAgtagtatcatcatcatcatcatcatcatcttatgATATTTCATGGCCGAATCAAATCATTGAAGCATTAGAATCTCTGAGTGAAGGTCCTGATCATAGTGGAGTTGACTCTGGCGAATTTTTGTTTCATACAATTTCAAATCTCAGAAAGTATCTTGATTACCCTTCTTCTGAGCTCTCTCATGGTACTGAAGAAGGTTACACTGTTTTCTTCAACGAG TTGATGTCTCCTGTTGAATCGAGGAAATGGTTTGGAGAGACTGTACCAGCGTTAGCAACTTTGTTATTAAAGCTACCATCTCTATTGGAAGATCATTATAGAGATGCAGATGAAATTCATCGTGGAGAGAAAGTAGGTTATCCTAAAATCAGAACTGGACTTCGTATGTTGAGTCCGCAGGAATCGGGAAAGGTGTTTCTCAGCCAG GAATTGATTGGTGCTCTTCTTGCTTGCTCTTTCTTTTGCTTGTTTCCGACCGTTGATAGGCGTGCCAAACTTCTTCGAAGgatcaattttgattttttgtttgc AAACCTTCATCCCAGCTACAAGCAGCACATAGAACATAAAATAAGGTGTCTGGTACACTACTTTGAAAGAATATCAGAATGCATGCCAATAAACTGCGTCTCATTTGATCGAAAGGTTATTCCTATGGCTGTAGAAGGTAGTTCGCTTGGTGTATCATATCCTGAAGCTGAGTTTTGGAGCAAATCTACCACTTCACTCTGTCAATTTGAG GTTTTTCTGTCTGGCTTAATAGAGGAGCAGACACGTGAAGCTCTTGAAGTGGACTTCGCCAACAAGTTTATTGGTGGTGGTGTGATGGGTAGAGGCTGCGTACAG GAAGAGATCCGTTTCATAATTGATCCAGAGTTAATTATTGGCATACTCTTCTTGCCTTGTATGGATGCCAACGAAGCTATTGAAATTGTGGGCGCGGAGAGATTTTCAAATTACACAGG ATACGGCAACGCATTCCTTTTTTCGGGTGAATATTCAGATAATAAGTTAACAGATTTCATGGGAAGACGCAAAACCAGGATAATTGCAATTGACGCAGCTCCAAGACtaggaataaaacaatttagGCTCGAAAACCTTGTTCG GGAGGTAAATAAGGCGTGGTGCGGattttttgatcatgatgaacatGGTCATGTCAAAGATGATATTGGAATAGCAACAGGGAATTGGGGATGTGGTGCTTTTGCAGGAGATCCTGAACTTAAGGCTATGCTTCAGTGGCTTGCTGCTTCTCAG GCCTTAAGACCTTTTATTTCGTACTACACATTTGGGCATGAAGCTCTGCAGAATTTAGAGCTG GTGTCTTGTTTGATTCAGTCGTACGGATGGACAGTCGGAGATCTTTGGGATATCTTGGCGGAGTACTCATCTCAGAGAGTAAACGGTAAAACCCGTCTCGGGTTTTTTAGTTGGCTCCTTCCATCTTTGGCGCCACCTCATATGACAAAAAAGGAGAaatggaaaaagaagaagaaagaaaaacgtTAG